A window of Actinomadura rubteroloni contains these coding sequences:
- a CDS encoding MlaE family ABC transporter permease, with the protein MAAPTKTGKAFSRAVSGPLASLDDLGRQVSFYSRAFAWTFRVLRRYRTEVLRLLAEVSLGTGGLAVIGGSVVIVAFMTFFTGSQVGLQGFNSLDQIGTSALTGFVASYFNTREIAPLVSALALSATVGCGFTAQLGAMRISDEIDALEVMGIPSMPYLVTTRMIAGMIAVVPLYVVGLLASYGATRFVVTATYGQSTGTYDHYFNLFLPPQDILWSFLKIIIFAVLVMLIHCYFGFTASGGPAGVGTAVGRAVRTSIVVVSVVDLLLGMAIWGTSTDVRIAG; encoded by the coding sequence ATGGCTGCCCCCACGAAGACGGGCAAGGCGTTCTCCCGCGCGGTGAGCGGGCCGCTGGCGAGCCTGGACGACCTCGGCCGCCAGGTGTCGTTCTACTCGCGCGCGTTCGCGTGGACGTTCCGCGTTTTGCGCCGCTACCGCACCGAGGTGCTGCGGCTGCTCGCCGAGGTCAGCCTCGGCACCGGCGGCCTCGCGGTGATCGGCGGCTCGGTGGTCATCGTCGCGTTCATGACGTTCTTCACCGGCAGCCAGGTCGGCCTCCAGGGCTTCAACTCCCTGGACCAGATCGGCACGTCCGCGCTGACGGGTTTCGTCGCGTCCTACTTCAACACGCGCGAGATCGCGCCGCTGGTGTCCGCGCTGGCGCTGTCGGCGACGGTCGGCTGCGGCTTCACCGCGCAGCTCGGCGCGATGCGGATCTCCGACGAGATCGACGCGCTGGAGGTCATGGGCATCCCGTCCATGCCGTACCTGGTGACGACGCGGATGATCGCCGGGATGATCGCGGTGGTCCCGCTGTACGTGGTGGGCCTGCTGGCGTCCTACGGCGCGACGCGGTTCGTCGTCACGGCGACGTACGGGCAGTCCACCGGCACCTACGACCACTACTTCAACCTGTTCCTCCCGCCCCAGGACATCCTGTGGTCGTTCCTGAAGATCATCATTTTCGCGGTCCTCGTGATGCTGATCCACTGCTACTTCGGCTTCACCGCGAGCGGCGGCCCGGCGGGCGTCGGGACGGCCGTGGGCCGCGCCGTCCGGACGAGCATCGTCGTCGTCAGCGTCGTGGACCTGCTGCTCGGCATGGCGATCTGGGGCACCTCGACCGACGTCCGGATTGCGGGGTGA
- a CDS encoding MlaE family ABC transporter permease, producing MSTPGIGANQAEARKGGGGTAALRKFSDGATNVAIKEPGRFFALVLDTFRAMFQWPFQWREFIQQSWFIVSVTVVPTMLVAIPFGGVLSLQVGGLIRQLGAQSYTGATAVVAIVREASPLVTSLLVAGAAGSAMCADIGARKIREEIDAMEVLGINPLHRLVVPRVFACAFIALFLNGLVSVVGLMGGYVFNVVLQNGTPGAYLASFNAMAQLPDLLQAEFKAFLFGVTAGLVAAYKGLNAKGGPKGVGDAVNQTVVITFMLLFVENFIVSTLYFQFVPSKGM from the coding sequence ATGTCCACTCCTGGTATCGGCGCGAACCAGGCAGAGGCACGCAAGGGGGGCGGCGGCACGGCCGCCCTCCGCAAGTTCTCCGACGGTGCGACCAATGTCGCCATCAAGGAACCCGGTCGTTTCTTCGCCCTGGTGCTCGACACCTTCCGGGCGATGTTCCAATGGCCGTTCCAATGGCGTGAATTCATCCAGCAGTCCTGGTTCATCGTCAGCGTGACCGTGGTTCCGACCATGCTGGTCGCCATCCCCTTCGGCGGTGTCCTGTCGCTGCAGGTCGGCGGGCTGATCCGGCAGCTCGGCGCGCAGTCCTACACGGGTGCGACGGCGGTCGTCGCGATCGTCCGCGAGGCCAGCCCGCTGGTGACCTCGCTGCTGGTCGCGGGGGCCGCCGGGTCGGCGATGTGCGCCGACATCGGCGCCCGCAAGATCCGCGAGGAGATCGACGCGATGGAGGTGCTGGGGATCAACCCCCTGCACCGGCTCGTGGTCCCCCGCGTGTTCGCGTGCGCGTTCATCGCGCTGTTCCTGAACGGCCTGGTCTCGGTGGTCGGCCTGATGGGCGGCTACGTCTTCAACGTCGTCCTGCAGAACGGCACGCCGGGCGCGTACCTGGCGTCGTTCAACGCGATGGCCCAGCTCCCCGACCTGCTGCAGGCGGAGTTCAAGGCGTTCCTGTTCGGCGTGACGGCCGGCCTGGTCGCCGCCTACAAGGGCCTGAACGCCAAGGGCGGGCCGAAGGGCGTCGGCGACGCGGTCAACCAGACGGTCGTCATCACCTTCATGCTCCTGTTCGTGGAGAACTTCATCGTCTCCACGCTGTACTTCCAGTTCGTTCCGTCGAAGGGCATGTGA